The proteins below come from a single Eucalyptus grandis isolate ANBG69807.140 chromosome 3, ASM1654582v1, whole genome shotgun sequence genomic window:
- the LOC104445417 gene encoding vesicle-associated membrane protein 711 translates to MGILYAMVARGHVVLAEFSAAATSNAGVVARQVLEKLPQGNADSNVSYSQDRYVFHVKRTDGLVVLCMADAASERRIPFAFMEDIHQRFVKTYGRAILTAPPYAMNDEFSRILSQEMDRYSNDPNADRLNRLKGEMSQVRTVMINNIEKVLERGDRLALLVEKASTMQGNTLRFRKQSRRFKNTVWWGNVKLTGALLLVLAIILYVVLAFLCGGLFMPSCLNFAFGV, encoded by the exons ATGGGGATATTGTACGCGATGGTGGCCCGTGGCCACGTCGTGCTGGCGGAGTTCAGCGCCGCCGCGACGTCGAACGCGGGGGTGGTGGCGAGGCAGGTCCTGGAGAAGCTGCCCCAAGGGAACGCCGACAGCAACGTCTCCTACTCCCAGGATCGATACGTGTTCCACGTCAAGAGGACGGATGGGCTCGTCGTCCTCTGTATGGCCGACGCCGCCTCCGAAA GAAGAATCCCTTTTGCATTTATGGAAGATATCCACCAGAGATTTGTGAAGACTTACGGTCGTGCCATCCTCACAGCTCCTCCTTATGCCATGAATGATGAATTTTCTAGGATCCTGAGCCAGGAGATGGACCGGTACTCAAATGATCCGAATGCAGATAGATTAAATCGTTTGAAAGGTGAAATGAGTCAG GTGCGAACCGTCATGATAAACAACATTGAGAAAGTTCTCGAGAGGGGTGACCGCTTGGCTCTGCTCGTCGAGAAAGCTTCGACAATGCAAGGAAACACACTCCGTTTCAGAAAGCAGTCCCGTCGTTTCAAGAACACTGTATGGTGGGGAAACGTCAAGCTCAC CGGCGCCTTGCTACTCGTATTGGCAATTATCCTCTATGTGGTGCTGGCATTCCTTTGCGGTGGTCTGTTCATGCCTTCCTGCCTGAACTTTGCATTTGGCGTTTGA
- the LOC104445416 gene encoding putative clathrin assembly protein At5g35200 has protein sequence MSGGGTQKSLRKALGAIKDSTTVSLAKVNSDYKELDIAIVKATNHVERPAKEKHIRAIFAAVSATRPRADVAYCIHALARRLSKTHNWAVALKTLIIIHRALREVDPTFHEELINYGRSRNHMLNMAHFKDDSSPNAWEYSAWVRMYALFLEERLECFRVLKYDVEADRPRTKELDTAELLEHLPALQELLSRVLGCQPQGAAVHNFIIQLALSMVASESMKIYQAISDGTVNLVDKFFEMQRQDAMRAYDIYRRAGHQAERLSEFYEICKNVDIGRGERFIKIEQPPASFLQTMEEYVRDAPLSSTARKDQAVDGKSASSKETLAIEYNKPPEVQEAQPPSPPKAEPEPEPEPEPVKVEAPVAEPDILGLNEPNPLASELDEKNALALAIVPVGAADQPSSTGFDHANGTTGWELALVTAPSSNETASAASKLAGGLDKLTLDSLYDEGMRRSSQSSSYNPWEPAHMAGSMMQQPAHDPFFGSNAVAAPLQVQMAAMHQQQAFMLQQQQQQQQMMMMGSQMQQPANPFSNPYAANVRPYGSNVPVQAYNPYSGLI, from the exons ATGTCGGGAGGGGGTACTCAGAAGAGCTTGAGGAAAGCGCTCGGGGCCATCAAGGACTCCACCACTGTTTCATTAGCCAAAGTCAACAGTGATTACAAG GAGCTGGACATCGCGATTGTTAAGGCCACGAATCACGTCGAGCGCCCCGCGAAGGAGAAGCACATCAGAG CTATATTTGCTGCCGTTTCGGCTACTAGGCCTCGGGCGGATGTAGCGTATTGCATTCATGCTCTCGCCAGGCGGCTGTCAAAGACGCATAATTGGGCG GTCGCACTTAAAACGTTGATTATTATACATCGAGCTCTGAGGGAAGTTGATCCGACATTTCATGAGGAACTTATTAATTATGGCCGGAGTAGAAACCATATGCTTAACATGGCTCATTTCAAAGATGATTCGAGTCCCAATG CATGGGAATATTCTGCATGGGTTCGGATGTATGCCTTATTTTTGGAGGAAAGACTGGAATGCTTTCGGGTTCTGAAATATGACGTCGAAGCAGACCGCCCT AGAACCAAAGAGCTAGACACTGCAGAATTACTTGAGCACTTGCCAGCTCTGCAAGAGCTTCTTTCCCGTGTGCTTGGGTGTCAG CCCCAAGGTGCAGCTGTTCataattttatcattcaattggCGCTGTCAATG GTTGCTTCTGAAAGTATGAAAATATATCAAGCCATAAGTGATGGTACAGTCAATTTGGTTGACAAG TTTTTTGAAATGCAACGTCAAGATGCAATGAGGGCTTATGACATTTATAGGAGAGCTGGCCATCAG GCTGAGAGACTTTCAGAATTCTATGAAATTTGTAAGAATGTGGATATTGGGCGTGGCGAGAGGTTTATCAAGATTGAACAG CCACCTGCATCGTTTTTACAAACCATGGAAGAGTATGTTAGAGATGCTCCACTCTCCTCTACAGCACGGAAAGATCAG GCAGTTGATGGTAAAAGTGCTTCTTCCAAGGAAACCTTAGCTATAGAATACAATAAGCCCCCAGAAGTGCAGGAGGCACAACCACCGTCTCCACCAAAGGCCGAACCTGAACCTGAGCCCGAACCAGAACCTGTAAAAGTAGAAGCCCCTGTTGCTGAACCAGATATATTG GGTTTGAATGAACCCAATCCACTTGCATCAGAATTAGATGAGAAGAATGCATTGGCTTTAGCTATTGTTCCTGTTGGTGCTG CTGATCAACCAAGTTCTACTGGTTTCGATCATGCTAATGGAACTACAGGTTGGGAATTGGCACTAGTCACTGCTCCTAGCTCCAATGAGACTGCCTCAGCTGCTAGCAAGTTG GCGGGAGGACTCGACAAGCTTACACTCGACAGCTTATATGATGAAGGAATGAGAAGAAGCAGCCAGAGCTCTAGCTATAACCCATGGGAGCCAGCCCATATGGCTGGTTCGATGATGCAGCAACCAGCACATGACCCATTCTTTGGCTCCAATGCGGTAGCTGCACCTCTTCAAGTCCAAATGGCAGCAATGCACCAACAGCAGGCCTTCATgttgcagcagcagcaacagcagcagcagatgatgatgatgggctCACAGATGCAACAGCCGGCAAATCCTTTCAGCAATCCATATGCAGCCAATGTCCGCCCATATGGCTCCAATGTGCCGGTTCAAGCATACAATCCTTACTCCGGCCTAATTTAG